Below is a genomic region from Papio anubis isolate 15944 unplaced genomic scaffold, Panubis1.0 scaffold2752, whole genome shotgun sequence.
GGATGGGATTTTAATGATGGTAAATGTAAAACTTCAAGTGGAGATATCGAGAACTATAATGATGCtactcaggtaatttttttttaagacagtgatCTGAATAAAGAGTGATATATGCCTTTTATTATAGACATGTAGCTAATTGAGCTTCAGTTTAAATACTAATTTAGATCTCTTAGGGACACAGGTTAACAAATTTGACTATGAAACTCAAATCcacattaaaacttttaaatattaatttaagagTTTTAATcaatacacacttttaaaagctcactttaaaaaatcttccaacCAATTCTAAAGCTCATcgactttatttcttaaattctctattttctactacaaaatatttcaaagatacaTCTATAGTAGAATGTGAGCATCCCCAGGTCCTAATGCAAGGAAGTCCCTATAAAACATCTATTGAGGAATTACTGAATATATGAATAAGCAAATGGATTATCAGGTGAAAAGTGAGGTTTTATGAATCAGTCGTAACATTTTTACCTCAACAGGTCAGAGATTGTCGTCTCACTGGTCTTCTTGATCTTGCGCTGGAGAAGGATTATGTGCGTTCCAAGATTGCCGAATATATGAACAATCTCATTGACATGGGAGTTGCAGGGTTCAGACTTGATGCTTCCAAGCACATGTGGCCTGGAGACATAAAGGCAGTTTTGGACAAACTGCATAATCTCAACAGTAACTGGTTTCCTCAAGGAAGTAAACCTTTCATTTACCAGGAGGTACATTcaatgcatatatgcatataaaatatcatcttattcattagaaaattaatggcagattcaattaaaaatgcaatttctgTAGGATGAGGACTGAGTCATTTATGTAAAACACTGTTCTTTAACCTCCTCTTCTTCAGATACAGCATATCTAATTCTTTATCACAACAGGTTTTATGGAGTACACAGAATATAGGATACTGACAATagttatgtctttattttctttggaaatgaaACGAGTTTATATTTATCAAGAAATGTCAGTCAGATAGTAAATGTATTAATGTGATCTGTTATTATCATTGATGTAAAAGACTAAAAATTAGGTAAACATTCTCACAGGACAGCGGGTAACTTTGACATTATGTTTATTTCAATATTGTAGTGTatactttctcaaaaaaagaatataagaacATTACCTATTGAGATAATAAGAATAGGAAAACCATTTTGAGCATTTTACATAACAAATagcactgggtgtggtggctcgtgctgTGATTTCAcgaatcacagcactttgggaggctgtggcaggaagattgcttgaggccaggagtttgggaccatcctggacgatatagcaagaccctgtctctgaaaaacaaaacaagacaaaagcaaataataaataacttaaagCTATTTGTTATATAACATTAAATTATTGGTTAAAATGCTTTAAAGACcttatgaaaaatgttattttttcctaaatttctaCTAGGTAATTGATCTGGGTGGTGAGCCAATTAAAAGCAGTGAGTACTTTGGAAATGGCCGGGTGACAGAATTCAAGTATGGTGCAAAACTCGGCACAGTTATTCGCAAGTGGAATGGAGAGAAGATGTCTTACTTAAAGTAATTAAATACAACTTTTCCCCTGAATTATTTCATAGATCTATTATTCATACTACCCCAGTGTGAGTTATCTTCTGGAACATTCTTATTCAGACAACTGTCAAGGAGGCAATTTTTAATGATAAGTATTCTAGTGCCCTAAACTCGAATGAATCATCTTTTGTATTTAGAGTGTCTGTCACAAGACGGTATGCCTAGGAACCCTAAACATTCCCTAGGAATTTTCATCTAAGTACGAGATGAATATACAAGATTTGACTGATGTTTGCATATAATCTTTTGAAGccggtttatttttaaaatgatcctGTCATTTATAAAGTATGTACAAAGTGTCCATACTTtagaatttacatatattaatttaaaatattaaaatatgtatatggtAACAATACAGTATTGAAGCCTTATTTTAATCTAGTTTGACATTCTGTATAATGTGATATGGATATTGATCCTTCTGGAGTGCTTCTAAAGTATAATGTGCTGAAACCTCTAAAAGGAccttttttaataacaaaaatcttGTATTTCTAATATGAACATAAGTATTCCAAACATGTATAAACAAATATGGACTATATATGTAGATTACACACGTGAGTGTGTATGGTATGTAGGtagacacacatatgtatatgtgtctgtAAATATATATCTTACAGAATAACCATTTAATTAGAGAGAGAATTAATCTTCAGATGCCATGCCCTACAGAAAGAGATGCGCAGTTAAATTACTCTAAAACAATTGTGAAATGATACATCAATGTatatcttatttttcaaaaataggaaCTGGGGAGAAGGTTGGGGTTTCGTGCCTTCTGACAGAGCACTTGTCTTTGTGGATAACCATGACAATCAACGAGGACATGGGGCTGGAGGAGCCTCTATTCTTACCTTCTGGGACGCCAGGTAGAAACCaaagttctctatttttttaacacATCTTTTAATGATGGTAAGAATATTCT
It encodes:
- the LOC116272950 gene encoding pancreatic alpha-amylase-like, giving the protein WDFNDGKCKTSSGDIENYNDATQVRDCRLTGLLDLALEKDYVRSKIAEYMNNLIDMGVAGFRLDASKHMWPGDIKAVLDKLHNLNSNWFPQGSKPFIYQEVIDLGGEPIKSSEYFGNGRVTEFKYGAKLGTVIRKWNGEKMSYLKNWGEGWGFVPSDRALVFVDNHDNQRGHGAGGASILTFWDARLYKMAVGFMLAHPYGFTRVMSSYRWPRNFQNGKVSFGVVQNILFSRKRRQSCSNLI